A part of Atribacterota bacterium genomic DNA contains:
- the truB gene encoding tRNA pseudouridine(55) synthase TruB, which produces MINGILNINKPEGITSAKVVAKIKKSFELGKVGHAGTLDPFATGVLLICINRATKAAQYLSGLDKEYIGTMILGVTTDTQDLDGKVLRIRKVSKKELDTYKIHKIFDSFKGIIYQRPPMFSAIKYKGSRLYNLAREGIKADVGLRKVKIHKLNIMKIKNGFYPSITFNVQCSKGTYIRTICHDIGDALGYGAFCSSLKRTKISNHTIAQSVDLDYFLKMPIEKMYQNIIPIDKALDHINKIILIKNKQLIVRVRNGCFFSENEIIKKIIKSRGMGLEDRFRVYTGYGKFIGIAKMSKIKNEKINNYKIEKLFYENNQL; this is translated from the coding sequence ATGATAAATGGTATATTAAATATTAACAAACCTGAAGGAATTACTTCAGCAAAAGTTGTAGCAAAAATAAAAAAATCTTTTGAATTAGGTAAAGTGGGACATGCTGGAACACTGGATCCATTTGCAACTGGGGTTTTGCTTATATGTATTAACCGTGCAACCAAGGCTGCTCAATATTTATCCGGTTTAGACAAAGAATACATAGGAACAATGATTTTAGGAGTTACAACCGACACACAGGATTTAGACGGAAAAGTACTCAGGATAAGAAAAGTCAGCAAAAAGGAATTAGATACTTATAAAATTCATAAAATTTTTGATAGCTTTAAAGGAATTATATATCAAAGGCCCCCTATGTTTTCTGCGATAAAATATAAAGGTTCGCGGCTTTACAATTTAGCAAGAGAAGGCATTAAAGCCGATGTTGGGTTACGCAAAGTAAAAATTCATAAATTAAATATAATGAAAATAAAAAATGGTTTTTATCCAAGTATAACTTTTAATGTTCAATGTTCAAAAGGAACATATATAAGAACTATATGCCATGATATTGGAGATGCATTAGGTTACGGGGCTTTTTGCTCCAGTCTAAAAAGGACAAAAATCAGTAATCATACCATAGCACAATCAGTAGATTTGGACTATTTCTTAAAAATGCCAATTGAAAAAATGTATCAAAATATAATACCAATAGACAAGGCTTTAGATCATATAAATAAAATAATACTAATAAAAAACAAACAATTAATTGTTAGAGTAAGAAATGGTTGCTTTTTCTCTGAAAATGAAATAATAAAAAAAATTATTAAATCCAGGGGTATGGGTTTAGAAGATAGATTTAGGGTTTATACAGGTTATGGTAAATTTATCGGTATTGCAAAAATGTCTAAAATCAAAAATGAAAAAATAAATAATTACAAGATTGAAAAACTATTTTATGAAAATAATCAACTATAG
- the ribF gene encoding riboflavin biosynthesis protein RibF yields MKIINYSDNNNYKIIEKGKLNYIALGFFDGIHLGHQTILKLCVDEAQKVNAVSTAILFEPHPDKVIHGLKKYYLLTPLEERIKKIENLNVQQIIVINFNNKFQKITAENFIVNILLKKFNMGAVFVGYNYHFGFKKRGNTELIKKYGYDYNYKTYIINKKTINGFYNISSTIIKKLLKEGDIESANKLLGYHYEIIGKVVHGDKRGSTALSFPTANLEINDEKLLPKNGVYVAFATFGDKKYRSLVNIGFRPTIKQKNKNISVEVFIFDFCDEIYNDILSINLLKRIRSEKCLASLNDLA; encoded by the coding sequence ATGAAAATAATCAACTATAGTGATAATAATAATTATAAAATAATTGAAAAGGGTAAATTGAATTATATTGCATTAGGTTTTTTTGATGGTATACATTTAGGTCACCAGACTATTCTAAAATTATGCGTAGATGAGGCTCAAAAAGTGAATGCGGTCAGCACAGCAATTCTTTTTGAGCCTCATCCGGATAAAGTCATTCATGGCTTAAAAAAATATTATCTTTTGACACCTCTTGAAGAGAGAATTAAAAAAATTGAAAATCTTAATGTTCAGCAAATAATCGTTATTAATTTTAACAATAAATTTCAAAAGATAACAGCTGAGAATTTTATAGTAAATATATTATTAAAAAAATTTAACATGGGTGCAGTTTTTGTTGGATATAATTATCATTTTGGATTTAAAAAAAGAGGAAATACCGAACTAATTAAAAAATATGGTTATGACTATAACTACAAGACATATATCATAAACAAAAAAACAATAAATGGTTTTTATAATATCAGTAGTACAATAATTAAAAAACTTCTTAAAGAAGGAGATATTGAAAGCGCAAACAAATTATTAGGATATCATTATGAAATTATTGGAAAAGTAGTTCATGGTGATAAAAGAGGAAGCACTGCTCTTTCTTTTCCAACAGCAAATTTGGAAATTAATGATGAAAAGCTTTTACCAAAAAATGGTGTTTATGTCGCTTTTGCTACTTTTGGGGATAAAAAATATAGATCTTTAGTGAATATTGGATTTAGGCCGACTATTAAGCAAAAAAACAAGAATATCTCCGTTGAAGTTTTTATTTTTGATTTTTGTGATGAAATATATAATGATATATTGTCAATAAATCTTTTAAAAAGAATAAGAAGTGAAAAATGCCTTGCAAGCCTGAATGACTTGGC
- a CDS encoding bifunctional oligoribonuclease/PAP phosphatase NrnA, which produces MYNTKLSELAKTIAKYNNYIVSSHTNLDGDALGSELAVFFMLKNLNKNVQIINHEKPPEIYNFLPGIEEIYYPGKNNDHGLLNNKSDVILIIVDCSNLERIGDIGVDMDKIKFIINIDHHPSNTFFGKYNYIDKGASSVGEMLFDLGQEIKCTFSKEMAITMYTAIVTDTGSFRYSNTSAKTFWVSYKLIEMGVNPSRVADYVYNNNKPSTLKLLGEALRRIKTNSSLKISWTFVTRKILKDTQADDEEVEGIVDKILSIKNVQVSVFFRETKDGPIKVSFRSKGNFNVDKFARQFGGGGHPNAAGCIIEDEINKTVEQVIKKLQSELN; this is translated from the coding sequence ATGTATAATACTAAATTAAGTGAATTAGCTAAAACTATTGCTAAATACAACAACTACATTGTTAGCTCACATACTAATCTTGATGGTGATGCGTTAGGTTCTGAGTTAGCTGTTTTTTTTATGCTGAAGAATCTTAATAAAAATGTTCAAATAATCAATCACGAAAAACCACCTGAGATATATAATTTTTTGCCAGGTATAGAAGAAATATATTATCCGGGGAAAAATAATGATCATGGTTTACTCAATAATAAAAGTGATGTGATACTAATTATCGTTGATTGCAGCAATTTGGAGAGAATAGGTGATATTGGTGTAGATATGGACAAGATAAAGTTTATTATCAATATTGATCACCATCCAAGCAATACATTTTTTGGAAAATATAATTATATTGATAAAGGTGCTTCATCAGTTGGAGAAATGCTGTTTGATTTGGGACAAGAAATCAAATGTACTTTTTCAAAAGAAATGGCAATTACTATGTACACTGCAATTGTAACAGATACTGGTTCATTTCGTTATTCAAATACAAGTGCTAAGACTTTTTGGGTTTCTTATAAATTAATAGAAATGGGAGTAAACCCAAGCCGTGTAGCAGATTATGTTTATAATAATAATAAGCCTTCTACTTTGAAATTATTAGGAGAAGCCCTCCGAAGGATTAAAACCAATTCTTCATTAAAAATATCCTGGACTTTTGTCACCAGAAAGATTCTCAAAGATACACAAGCTGATGATGAAGAAGTAGAAGGAATTGTAGACAAAATTCTTTCCATAAAAAATGTTCAAGTGTCAGTTTTTTTTAGAGAAACAAAGGATGGTCCTATAAAGGTAAGCTTCAGATCTAAAGGGAATTTTAATGTTGATAAATTTGCTAGGCAGTTTGGAGGAGGAGGCCACCCAAATGCAGCTGGTTGTATTATAGAAGATGAAATAAATAAAACTGTCGAACAAGTTATTAAGAAATTGCAATCCGAGCTAAATTAA
- a CDS encoding DUF503 domain-containing protein, with translation MLIGICKLYLYIPKCYSLKNKRSILKGFIYRLRKKYNISISEIGQKDIWKNTIIGISYISEHREIIDKSFENIIKDIENNPEIELVDYNISII, from the coding sequence ATGTTAATTGGTATTTGTAAGCTTTATTTATATATACCAAAATGTTATTCACTAAAAAATAAAAGAAGTATATTAAAGGGTTTTATTTATCGACTCAGAAAAAAATATAATATTTCTATTTCTGAAATTGGACAGAAGGATATATGGAAAAATACTATTATTGGTATTAGCTATATAAGTGAACACAGAGAAATAATTGATAAATCTTTTGAAAATATTATAAAAGACATTGAAAATAATCCAGAAATAGAATTGGTAGATTATAATATCAGTATTATATAA
- the infB gene encoding translation initiation factor IF-2, producing the protein MKKRVYEVAEILKIPTKELIVFLKKEGINVKNHMSTLDDETIEIIQEAILEEGKKENISEKEKKKAIVLNKIPSLKDLSKQLKIPLTKAMQQISKYGSISSVDKELPWSIAKLLYEQHDYDVDISSKLKKELKSKNISEVKHSIITKSPVITIVGHVDHGKTTLLDMIRKTNVTKQEEGGITQQIGAYVVNLKKNRFVFIDTPGHEAFTSMRARGVKATDIVVLVVAADDGIMPQTVEAINHAKAANVPIIVAINKIDKANANIERVKKDLSKYQLVPEDWGGDTLVAEISALQGKGINELLELISIQAEMLELKASPDLPASGIIIETKLDKRRGILATVLIQDGHLNVGDYFVVGTAYGKVKSLMDDNGNNVKFVGPSTPVEITGFNKMPAAGDIFQVVADDNFAKTIIGGRELEEKRKQKISNSKVSLDNLFEEMTKGKIKELNVILKSDTQGSLDAIKGTLSNLGNEEVDLKVIHDGIGTISETDIMLASASNALVVGFNVNIDANAQKMAKKEDIDIRTYGIIYDLIDEIKAALKGYLKPKLEEVINGRAEVREIFKIPKIGIVAGCYVIDGKLSSKDFIRVMREDNKIYEGKEFSLKRFKEDVKEVNAGYECGVNIDNIDDIQVKDIIIFYNFKEVKR; encoded by the coding sequence ATGAAAAAAAGAGTATATGAAGTAGCTGAAATTTTAAAGATTCCAACTAAGGAGTTAATTGTATTTCTTAAAAAAGAAGGCATAAATGTTAAGAATCACATGAGCACTCTTGATGATGAAACAATAGAAATAATTCAAGAAGCTATACTTGAAGAAGGAAAAAAAGAGAATATCTCAGAAAAAGAAAAAAAGAAAGCAATTGTACTGAATAAAATTCCCAGTTTGAAGGATTTGTCAAAACAACTAAAAATACCTTTAACAAAGGCAATGCAACAGATATCAAAATATGGGAGCATTAGTTCAGTCGACAAAGAATTACCCTGGTCTATCGCTAAACTATTATACGAACAACATGATTATGATGTTGATATTTCGTCAAAACTAAAAAAAGAGTTAAAATCAAAGAATATTAGCGAGGTAAAACATTCTATAATTACAAAATCTCCGGTCATTACAATAGTTGGGCATGTAGATCATGGAAAGACAACTCTTTTGGATATGATTAGAAAAACAAATGTTACCAAGCAAGAAGAAGGGGGTATTACCCAGCAGATTGGAGCATATGTAGTTAATCTTAAAAAAAATCGTTTTGTCTTTATTGATACTCCAGGCCATGAGGCTTTTACTTCAATGCGAGCTCGTGGAGTTAAGGCTACTGATATTGTTGTTTTAGTTGTAGCTGCAGATGACGGTATTATGCCCCAGACAGTTGAAGCAATAAATCACGCCAAGGCAGCAAATGTTCCAATAATCGTTGCTATTAATAAAATTGACAAGGCAAATGCAAATATTGAAAGAGTAAAAAAAGATTTATCTAAGTACCAATTAGTACCTGAGGATTGGGGAGGAGATACTCTTGTTGCTGAAATATCCGCTCTTCAGGGGAAAGGTATAAATGAATTATTGGAGTTAATATCCATTCAGGCAGAAATGTTAGAATTAAAAGCATCTCCGGATCTTCCGGCTAGCGGGATAATAATTGAAACAAAATTGGATAAAAGAAGAGGAATTCTCGCAACAGTTTTAATACAGGATGGACATTTAAATGTGGGGGATTATTTTGTAGTTGGCACAGCGTATGGAAAAGTAAAAAGCTTGATGGATGACAATGGCAATAATGTAAAATTTGTTGGACCATCAACCCCTGTAGAAATAACGGGATTTAATAAAATGCCGGCAGCAGGAGATATTTTTCAAGTAGTTGCTGATGATAATTTTGCAAAAACAATTATCGGCGGGAGAGAATTGGAAGAAAAAAGAAAACAAAAAATCAGCAATTCAAAGGTTTCTTTAGATAATCTTTTTGAAGAAATGACCAAAGGTAAGATAAAAGAATTAAATGTTATTTTAAAATCAGATACACAGGGTTCTCTCGATGCTATCAAAGGAACACTTTCAAATTTAGGAAATGAGGAAGTGGACTTGAAAGTTATACATGATGGTATTGGAACAATTAGTGAAACTGATATTATGCTTGCTTCTGCTTCTAATGCTTTAGTAGTTGGGTTTAATGTTAATATTGATGCAAACGCACAAAAAATGGCCAAAAAAGAAGATATTGATATAAGAACATATGGTATTATCTATGATTTGATCGATGAAATTAAGGCTGCTTTAAAAGGTTATCTTAAACCTAAATTAGAAGAGGTAATCAATGGAAGGGCTGAAGTAAGAGAGATATTTAAAATCCCAAAAATAGGAATTGTTGCCGGATGTTATGTTATAGATGGAAAATTATCATCAAAAGACTTTATTCGCGTTATGAGAGAAGATAATAAGATATACGAAGGGAAGGAATTTTCATTAAAACGGTTTAAGGAAGATGTAAAAGAAGTGAATGCCGGATATGAATGTGGTGTTAATATAGATAATATTGATGATATTCAAGTAAAAGACATTATAATATTTTATAATTTTAAAGAAGTTAAAAGATAA
- the rbfA gene encoding 30S ribosome-binding factor RbfA yields the protein MVLEQKKKHFEKLLKRNISHIIHNRTKDPRIGFTTITRIILSDDLHNAKVFISVLGSKEEQHKTMDGLSSATNFIRSELAFGLKKYRFTPHISFHYDKDLEKVHQLMEQFYKLNKEKEAD from the coding sequence ATGGTTTTGGAACAAAAAAAGAAACATTTTGAAAAATTATTAAAAAGAAACATAAGCCATATTATTCATAATAGAACCAAAGACCCCAGGATAGGTTTTACAACAATAACAAGGATAATACTTTCTGATGATTTACACAATGCAAAAGTGTTTATCTCTGTTTTGGGGAGTAAGGAAGAACAACACAAAACGATGGATGGTTTATCTAGCGCAACAAATTTTATCCGTTCTGAATTAGCTTTTGGTTTAAAAAAATATAGATTCACACCCCATATATCATTTCATTATGACAAAGATTTAGAGAAAGTTCACCAGCTTATGGAACAATTTTACAAACTTAACAAAGAGAAAGAAGCTGATTAA
- a CDS encoding YlxR family protein, with protein sequence MKNIKKIPLRTCIGCKEKKQKKELIRIIRNSDGRIEIDITGKKSGRGAYVCYNIECFEKALKRGRLQNALKTEITENTIIELQKSFNNCID encoded by the coding sequence ATGAAAAATATAAAGAAAATACCACTTAGAACCTGTATAGGTTGTAAAGAAAAAAAACAAAAAAAAGAATTAATTAGAATTATAAGAAATTCTGATGGAAGGATTGAGATAGATATCACCGGTAAAAAATCAGGTCGAGGAGCTTATGTATGTTATAATATAGAATGTTTTGAGAAAGCACTCAAAAGGGGAAGATTGCAAAATGCACTTAAAACAGAAATAACAGAAAATACTATTATAGAATTACAGAAAAGTTTTAATAATTGTATTGATTAA